ACCAGCCACTCTATGATATTGGTGCCATTGCTATGCGGATGTTGACCAAAATCATGCACAAGGAAGACTTGGATAACCGCGAAGTTATTCTTAACCACGGTCTTAAAATCCGTAAGTCTACCAAGTAATAGCTACAAAGAGAGACCATCATGCTTGATGTTGAGGCCAAGTCCAAGGCATCTAAGCTGATGGTCTTTTTATAAATCCTTGGTTTTGGATAGGAAAAATGGTCAAAAAGGGATATAATATAGAGTATGAAGGTTTTATTGTATCTTGAAGGAAAAACAGTTTTAGAAAAATCGGGTATCGGTCGGGCTCTTCATCATCAGATGGAAGCCTTGGATATGGCTGGTATTCCCTATACGACCGATTTATTGGGGGACTATGATGTGGTTCATATCAATACCTACGGTCCTCGCTCCTGGTTCTTGCTTCATGCAGCCAAGCGTCGTGGGAAAAAGGTCATTTTACACGGACATTCGACCAAGGAAGATTTCCAAAATTCCTTTATTGGCTCCAATTTTCTAGCTCCCTTGGTTGGGAAGTATTTGACCAGTATGTACCAGAAAGCTGACTTTATTATTACTCCCTCCGCCTATTCAAAAAAGCTAATCCAGTCTTATGGAGTGACTACTCCGATTGTTGCAGTATCAAATGGAATTGATTTGGATAAGTATAAGAAAGATCCCCATAAGGAAGCTGTGTTTAGGGAGCATTTTGGCATTGAGGAAGGTCAGCCAGTTGTTGTCTGCGCAGGTCTTTACTTCCGCCGGAAAGGAATTGAGGACTTTGTCAAGGTTGCAGAGAAGATGCCTCATGTCCGCTTTATTTGGCTGGGTTCTATCAATAAATGGATGATTCCGTCCTATATTCGCAAGATTGTAGAAGGTGACCATCCGGCTAATGTTGAGTTTCCTGGTTATTTTAAGGGGGCAGTTTTTCAGGGTGCAATGAGCGGAGCGGATGCCTTTTTCTTTCCTTCTCACGAAGAAACGGAAGGGATTGTAGTTCTGGAAGCTCTTGCCAGCCGCCAGCATGTCGTACTGCGAGATATTCCTGTCTATGAAGGCTGGATTGATGAAACCAGTGCAGAGTTGGGGCAAACGGTGGATGATTTCGTTGCCTCTATTCAAAAGATTTTAGATAAGCAAGTAGATAAACGAGAAGCGGGCTATCAAGTCGCCGTTAGTCGATCAATTGATCAAGTTGGTCATCAATTGGTAGAGGCCTATCGTCAAGTATTGGAGATGTAGATGAGGATTGGACTGTTTACGGATACCTATTTTCCACAGGTTTCAGGGGTTGCGACCTCTATTCGTACCTTAAAAACAGAGTTGGAGAAGCTAGGTCATACGGTATTTATTTTTACAACAACAGATGAGGATGTCAATCGCTATGAAGATTGGGATATTATTCGTATTCCCAGTGTTCCATTTTTTGCCTTTAAAGATAGGCGAGTGGCCTATGCAGGCTTTACAGACGCCTTGAAGATTGCTAGCCGGTACAAGCTAGATATTATTCATACCCATACAGAGTTCGCCTTGGGGATTTTGGGTAAGATGGTGGCTAGAGAACTAGGCATTCCAGTTGTCCATACCTACCATACCCAGTATGAAGATTATGTGCATTATATTGCTAAGGGGCGGATTATTCGTCCAGGCATGATTAAGTATTTTGTTCGGGCCTATTTGCGTGATTTAGATGGGGTTATCTGTCCTAGCGAAATTGTGGAAGATTTGTTGACCGGCTACGATATTCCGATTTCCAAACGGGTCATTCCTACTGGCATTGATTTGGCTAAGTTTGAACGACCAGAGATTTCGGGAGAGGATACGGCTGAATTGCGGTCACAACTGGGAATTGAAACCGATGAAACTATGTTGCTCAGTCTGTCACGGATTTCCCATGAAAAAAATATTCAGGCCATTATTAAGGCCATGCCGAAAATTCTTTCGGAAAATCCCAAGGTCAAATTGGTCATTGTTGGTGGTGGGCCCTATGCAGCTGCTTTGGAGGACTTGATTGCTGAACTGGCTTTGGAAGAACATGTTCAGTTAACAGGGATGATTGCGCCAAGTGATACTGCCCTTTACTACAAGGCTGCAGATTTCTTTATCTCCGCCTCGACTAGTGAAACACAGGGCTTGACCTTCTTAGAAAGCCTGGCTTCAGGAACTCCGATTTTAGCCCATGTCAATCCCTATTTGAAGAATGTGGTAACGGATAAGATGTTTGGAACCCTCTTTATTCGTGAGCAGGAATTGGCTGATGCAGTAGTAGAAGCCATTGTTGCAACACCGCCAATGAATGCGCATGTTTTGAATAAGAAGTTATATGAAATTTCTTCAACAAATTTTGGTCGTCGTGTCTACGAATATTACTTAGATTTGAAAATTTCCTATGATTTCCGTAGGGAACACACCAATCAGGATACGGTAGCAGAAGCAATTTTGAAGGAAACCATTTACTTACCCCAAAAAATTGTTGTCAAGTCAACGGATACGACTGTGAAGATTTTGAAAAAATCTGTTGAGCAGGTCAAATCCATTCGGAATTTCTTTGACTGAGTGGATGCTTGGAATAGTTTATTCTAAAGATATTACTTGGGTAGTTCCATCCTTCATTTGCTAGTCAAAAAGAGGTTTCTTATGAATAAAAAGATGAAAATAGGCTTGCTTTATACTTTGATTATTTTATTCTTTTATGTTGGTATCTATGGTCTTGCTTCTTTTTTAGATACTTATCTTGCCAAGGCCTTGATTGTCAACAATATTCTTTTTTATACTCCACTAGGCTTATTCATCTTAGGCCTGATTGATGGTCATGGTTATGGTTTTTCCGTAAGGGTTCCTGTCCTAGCCTTTCTCCTCTTTCCTCTTA
The nucleotide sequence above comes from Streptococcus sp. 29887. Encoded proteins:
- a CDS encoding glycosyltransferase family 4 protein gives rise to the protein MKVLLYLEGKTVLEKSGIGRALHHQMEALDMAGIPYTTDLLGDYDVVHINTYGPRSWFLLHAAKRRGKKVILHGHSTKEDFQNSFIGSNFLAPLVGKYLTSMYQKADFIITPSAYSKKLIQSYGVTTPIVAVSNGIDLDKYKKDPHKEAVFREHFGIEEGQPVVVCAGLYFRRKGIEDFVKVAEKMPHVRFIWLGSINKWMIPSYIRKIVEGDHPANVEFPGYFKGAVFQGAMSGADAFFFPSHEETEGIVVLEALASRQHVVLRDIPVYEGWIDETSAELGQTVDDFVASIQKILDKQVDKREAGYQVAVSRSIDQVGHQLVEAYRQVLEM
- a CDS encoding glycosyltransferase family 4 protein yields the protein MRIGLFTDTYFPQVSGVATSIRTLKTELEKLGHTVFIFTTTDEDVNRYEDWDIIRIPSVPFFAFKDRRVAYAGFTDALKIASRYKLDIIHTHTEFALGILGKMVARELGIPVVHTYHTQYEDYVHYIAKGRIIRPGMIKYFVRAYLRDLDGVICPSEIVEDLLTGYDIPISKRVIPTGIDLAKFERPEISGEDTAELRSQLGIETDETMLLSLSRISHEKNIQAIIKAMPKILSENPKVKLVIVGGGPYAAALEDLIAELALEEHVQLTGMIAPSDTALYYKAADFFISASTSETQGLTFLESLASGTPILAHVNPYLKNVVTDKMFGTLFIREQELADAVVEAIVATPPMNAHVLNKKLYEISSTNFGRRVYEYYLDLKISYDFRREHTNQDTVAEAILKETIYLPQKIVVKSTDTTVKILKKSVEQVKSIRNFFD